TATCTGGAACTGGGCTATTACCTTAGCCTTCCCTGATTTGGGCAAAAAGGGGAATTTGGGAGGGATGATCATCGGGATGCAGCCTAAATTGACTGGTACTTCAGCACCCTTATCAGACTTACCTCGCCGCGATCCAGATACTGGGTTTCACATTGAAGGGTTTTATCGGTATAAAATCAACGAAAAAATCAGCATTACTCCAGGTTTTATTTGGCTGACAGCACCAAATCATGATAATCAGAATGACGACATTTTTTTAGGAGTAGTTAGGACTACCTTCGAGATCTGAACAAAGACTCAAAGCATAAGTCATAGATTTATCTTTAATGCAATGTATAGGAAGTATTAAGTTAGGTTGAGGGGGTTACTTTCCATGTTTGACCGATAAATAGTTGTATATTGGGGTACAAGTTGGAGATGAAATTGCTGTGGTGTGAGATTTTTAAATGGAAAAAACGGAATTAAGGCGATCGCTCCTCAAAAAACGTCAGTCCATGTCTGTAGCAGAGTGGAAACAAAAGAGCGATCGCATTTGCCAAAACCTCCTACAGTCATCTATTTTTGCTCAGTCAAAAACAATACTTGCTTATTTCAGCTTTCGCCAAGAACCAGATCTCAGCTTTCTATTTACAGACACTTCTCACTATTGGGGATTTCCTCGGTGCGTTGATAATGAACTAAGCTGGCATTATTGGAAACCCAACGAGCCTGTAAAAACTGGTACTTACGGAATTATGGAACCATCACCTAACGCTCCTACCATAAACCCTATGGAAGTGGATTTAATTCTTGTACCCTGTGTTGCTTGTGACTATCAAGGTTATCGCTTGGGTTATGGCGGTGGATATTATGACCGATTGTTGAGTTCTGCTGAGTGGGAAAAAAAGCCAACCATAGGAATTGTATTTGAATTTGCTTATCTGCCCCAATTACCTGTAGACCCTTGGGATAAGCCTTTACAAGGAGTTTGTACAGAAATAGATTTAGACACTCCGGAATTTAACTGAAATAATAGTATATTTAATCACTACTAAACCGGAGTGCAGAGAACAGTTGTGACAGAGCCACAAGCAAACTATGACTCGCCTTGGAAAGAGGCGCTAGAACTCTACTTTGAAGCATTTATTGAATTTTTCTTCCCCCAAGCTCATCGAGAAATTGATTGGCAACGGGGTTATGAGTTTTTAGACAAAGAATTTCAGCAGATCGTCAAAGAAGCAGAAGTTGGTAAACTTTTTGTAGACAAGCTAGTCAAAGTCTGGCGACGAGATGGAGAACAAGCGTGGGTATTGATCCACGTAGAAATACAGAGTCAGGTGGATTCAAATCTTGCCAAGCGTATATATCAGTATCACTACCGAATTTTTGACCGCTATAACCAACAAGTGGTAAGTCTAGCAGTATTGGGAGACACGCAAGCTTCTTGGCGACCACAACAGTACAGCTATGAACTTTGGGGTTGTCAGATGAGTCTGAAGTTTCCCAGCGTGAAGCTATTAGACTACGAAACACAATTGACAACATTAGAACAGAATCCAAACCCCTTTGCTGTGTTAGTCATGGCACACTTGCGAACTCAAGCCACGACTCAAGATTCACAAGGGCGATTGCAATGGAAGTTGAGTTTGATAAGGCAGTTGTATGAGTTAGGGTACACTAGAAACAAAATCCTTCAGTTGTTCCGATTAATTGATTGGATGATGGCTTTGCCGGAGGAACTGGAGCGAGTCTTTGATAATGAAATGAATCGTTACGAGGAAGAAAAGAAAATGCCATACATCACCAGTGTCGAGCGGGTTGGAATGTTAAAAGTGCAACGAGAAGCCGTGATTGATGTTTTAACCACAAGGTTTGAAGAAGTGCCACCAGAGTTAATGGACCAAATTGACAACTTGTACGATATGCCTTTTCTCAAGCAACTGCTTAAGCAAGCAATTACTATTAGTTCGCTAGAGGAATTTCAGCAGCTACTGACACAAAATTGATTGCGCTGTAAGAATCCCAATTTCTCGAAGAAGTCGGGATTCGGAAATCAGGATTGAACCAAAAGCGAGTTATCAATAATTTGACATCAATTCTCTTCAAATTATAGTTTTGGTATTCTCGCAGATAGAAGTGGCTGTTAGGTTTGGAGATCGCACCACTTCAAAAGAACTTGGTTTCCAGGTATTAAGTATTGCTCTGATGGACTCTAAATCATTTAAATATTCATTGACTTCTATTCTCTGCTTCTCAAGCATGGCAATAATTTCAGGAGCCTCTACTTCCTTTATTGCTCGCCACTTCAATATAGAATCAAATTGAGACTGAAATCTATTAATATTGCTCCAATGATGGCATTTAAAAAGGTGCTTTTACCTGCTTTCATTGCTGCAATCACTGCAACATGATATTTTTGTGCTGTTGGTAGATATTTGAGGAACTGAGAGAATGCGATCCGGGTATAAAATGGCTGTGTGTGAAGTCATCTATTTTTGCTCAGTCAAAAACAATACTTGCTTATTTCAGCTTTCGTCAAGAACCAGATCTCAGCTTTCTATTTACAGACACTTCTCGCTGTTGGGGATTTCCTCGGTGCGTTGATAATGAACTAAGCTGGCATTATTGGAAACCCAACGAGCCTGTAAAAACTGGTACTTACGGAATTATGGAACCATCACCCAACGCTTCCACCATAAACCCTATGGAAGTGGATTTAATTCTTGTACCCTGTGTTGCTTGTGACTATCAAGGTTATCGCTTGGGTTATGGCGGTGGATATTATGACCGATTGTTGAGTTCTGCTGAGTGGGAAAAAAAGCCAACCATAGGAATTGTATTTGAATTTGCTTATCTGCCCCAATTACCTGTAGACCCTTGGGATAAGCCTTTGCAAGGAGTTTGTACAGAATTCAGCCACAAGCCTACCTGCTAAGCCATAGAGTAACAAGTTTACAGCCAGCAGTGGTTTGCGTCCTAGTTAGCATTATCTGTTTCCGTCTAGGAATTTATCTGCTTTCTAAGCTCTCTTAGAACTTTACTGCTACCTTCTTGAAACGCCTGCTTTACCAACTTAGGAATTAACTCAAGAATTGGTAAGTCGGGAAAGGTAGGGCTGGTATTAGATTCTACGTATTTGCCATTTGTGAGGACATTAATCGTAAATTTTTCCTGAGTATAGATCCAGACTTCAGGAACTGCTAAAGCTTCGTAGGCATCAAGGGTAGTACTAGAAGTTACATCCGCTTCAATTGCCAAGTCAGGCGGTGGATCGATTGTCAGATCGATTTTCATACGATCGCGAACTTTACGAGCATTTTGAATGTAAAAACAGGTATCGGGTTCAAGTCCTACAGCATTTGCTTGTTTTCTAAATGTCGTTGAGCCAAAATCTTCCCAATCTTGCTCTTGGACATCAAGCAAAATTTTCACGATATCTCCAATAATTCTATGGGGTCTTTCATGAGCAGGTAGGGGTGACATTATTTCTAAAATTCCTTGGCTGTAAGCAATTCTAGTTTTTATTCCCGTTGTTTCTCTTTCCTCCAAAATGGCTTCAAATTGCTCCCAGGTTATATCATGGATGGCGATCGTACTACCTGGGTTTAACTGAATATTTTTGATAGGAATTGTGACGGATGTTGCAGCTGCCATAAACTTGAATCTGACTATTATCGACGATCTTAATACCAATTCAAAAAATTTTTGCTGTTCATTAAGACACAGCCTTTTGCAGGGTATTAGCCCACCACTGACACAGAACGGGCGAGACGCCCGTACCACAACCACAAGAGTGCTGAAAACTTCTATAACTTATATTTCCTCATCAATGGTACAGCCATTTTATTAACCAACACTCCCAAAAATCGCCATACCAGTTGTCGCCACCAAGGTAAATGCTGATAAAAAACAGCACTGTACTCAATATTACTAATAAATCCTCTAAATCTTTTAAAAGAAGCTGCACCAGAACTTTGATGTAATATGATGCCTTTTTCTATAGCTTCTACTGTTAATAGAGCCGATAACATTCGATATAACCCAACTTCTTGGGGTAAGGTCGTGTCATATCCTAAAATTGGTGTAGTCATCACTCCATTGACTTCATAGAACCCGATCGCTCCATCAATTTTTCCCGCTTTTCTCAAGGCTTTGATTTGTAAAGCTTTATTTTCCAGAGCCAGTGCTAAGAAGCGATCGTTAAACTGAGGGTTGTGATAAGAGTATTTTTCTAAATACAAAGCATTATACAATTCTACCAATCGGGGAATTTCTTCAGAAGAAATTTGACTGCTATCAATTACCTCATAACCTTGCTGCTGAATGAGGTTTAAATCTTGCTTTAATCGCCACCTCATTTTTGACCGCATTGCCGATTGGTCTTTGGGATTAAAAAGGTAAATTTGCCTGCTACCTATCATGTGATAGCCGTTGTTTTTAAAGGCATTGAATAAGTCATCGCTAACAAAAGTATTAATAGAACGAGAAATTATAGCATGAGTTGGAAAATGTTTTTTTAAATATTTAGTAATTTCAGTAATTTGTTCTGAAGATAAATTTGGATATAAATTTGTTGAGAGTAGTAAATTATGGACAATAACCACTCGATTGATTTGACCCCAATTTAACAAGAAACCAAATATATTTATGATAATTTCTAAGATTTTTTCAAAAAAAGGATTTTCTAAAGTTTTCAGTTCTTCTTTAGAATAAGTTACATAATGATTGTAAGGAGAACACACATAGCAGTTTTCTAATTCTTTGGAATTAACGGTAACTGGTAAAACCAGGTCATCGATCGCCAGTGCTAAAAGCTGAGTATTGACATTATTGATAAAGTAGGATGAACCAGCTTTCATCATAGGTAACCAATAGTTTTTCGCTAGGATGGCTACTTCTGAGTTGGAATAAGATAAGTTATCTATTGTATCTTTATCGTAAAGATGAATTTCAGCATTCATAATTTGGTATCTACAGAAAATTCTCGTTGAACGCGTCGGAGTTTTTTATGATGTACGGTGCTTGTTTCGTATTCTTTATAACAAATTTCTGGAATTTGGCAATGTTTTTGTTCAAATAACTCTAGTAAATTTTTATAAACTATTGCTTGACTCTCTTGGCGGAATGCTGAAGGCACTTTTAAAGAAATTTCTATAAGGCTAGGGCTTTTCTGAACGACTGCGTATTCTTGAATGTTCTCTGAAGAAACAATAATTGCCCTGCGAATAAAATCTGGAAATAATGGTACTAATTTTTCTTCATTTTTGTGAGGTAAATAAAAAATATCATCCCGACGCCCTTCAACATTATGGATGGCTGTTAGAACTGAACCACACGGACAAGGTTTTTGACATTCAGTTAAAATATCATCGAGTCGATAACGAATAATCGGTTGGGTTTTGCGGTTAAAGTCAGTGATAATTGGCATGAATTTACCCGCATTGCGATCGATATACTCTTTTTGAATCGCTAAAATATCTTCATTGAGGTGTAAAGTACCATATTCACAAGTTCTCCCTAAAAATCCTTCAGTACATTGGTAGAGTTGATGAACTATTTGCTGAAAACAATGACTAATATAAGATTCATCTAAAGGATCTAAAACTTCTGCAACTGAGACAACTCTAATGGGTGTTATCTTTAAATTTCCTTGGACTCGAGCATCTGCTAATAGACGTAGCATAGATGGTGGTGCTACGAGAATACTTGGTGCATATTGATTTAACCGTTCAGTATGACTTTCAACGGAATTGAATAAATCAAAATATTCAAACTGGATGCGTTGTCGGTTAACCGTTTCATAAAGATTGCTATTTGATCGAAGAAAAAAAGCAATACGTTGGGGAGTCAAAATTGATTGGGGTAGTGCTTTTGCTAAAATCGTACCAGCCCAAGCTTGCTGTTCTTTTTGACTGACTATAAACAAGCCGCGATTACCACTTGTTCCGGAAGAAAGACCAACAGTGAAGCCTCGAAGTGTTGAGTTAAAGTTTCGTGTTTTCTCTGCTTCTAACGCCAGTGTTAGCGCTTCTGCTTTTTTGATACCTACTGTATTCAGTTGGTCAAAATTAGCCATCATGATCGCTTTATCAATGATGGGAAATTCTTGCCAGTTATGAAGGTTTAACCCTTGGTAGGAATTACGGTAAAAGGGGGATTTTGGTAGGATTTCTTGGAGGAATTTCTGGACTTTTGTGTCTTGCCATGTTAGTAGTGATTCACGGTTGCGGAAGGGTTGTCTGTATTTTGTTTGTAGGTAATACCTAAGGATTCTGAAAAGACTATTCATTGTATTTGAATGATAATTTTTTGAACCACAAAGACGCAAAGAGCGCAAAGAGAAGAAGAGGAGTTTTAAGATTACTACTCTTCTTTTCCTCTTTCTTCGTGCTCTTTGCGTCTTTGCGGTTGATTTAAGTAATTTTGGGAGGGGAAAGGATCTGCCAAGTATCTGCACAATGGGTGGGAATAATCTTGAGAGTTGGGTTTAACTTATGTAGTTGATGAATTCTTTGCAATGTATCTACATACTGGCGCTTATTGGAAAAGATAAGATTGGTTATGGGATGGGGTTGAAGGAATTCTTGATAAGCACGGCTTAACCAACAAGCATCGGCAATGAGAAAATAATCTTGATGGTCAGCATCTGTAAAAAATAATCCAAGTTGACCAGTTGCATGTCCGGGTAATTCAACGCCTATGAGGGTACTGTCTCCGAATAAATCAAATCCAGTCTTGAAACTATCATACTCTGGTGGTAATGATATTGTTTTTTTCTCCTCGACAAATACGACCCGTTGCTCAAAATCTGGCGGTAGCAACCCAGGTAAAAAACCTGCTTTGAGTGCTGCTATATTGCGGAGAGATTTGACAGCTTTATATGCCGATTTAAAACAGATAAATTGAGCATTTGGAAAGTCTCGCAAGCCGCCGATATGATCTGCGTGAAAGTGAGAAATAATGATATACCGAACAGTTTCTGGAGAAACACCATATTTTGTTAATTGACGGACTGCGCTATCTTCTGGCTGTAAATATACTGGCGTCGTTAGGGCGTAAAGACTAAAGGGAAAAGAGTGAGTTTCTTGGAAGAATCGGTCTGAATAGCCAGTATCAAACAAAATAGCGCCAAATTTTGGGTGTGATATGAGGGCAAAAATTGATGGAAAATTAGCAGTTTTCCAACGTCCGTCTCGGATAACGATCGCTTCAGGATGGGTACAATACCCTGCTTGAAAAAACTTCACTTTAACAGACATTATCTGATTTTGGATGCGTGGATTTTGGATTGGTTATTCAATGTTGGGTTTCGTTCCTCAACCCAACCTACTTCCACCATTGGGCAAAAATATTTAATCCTTCTTCAAGACTGACTCTTGGTTGATAGCCTAATTCTGTTCTTGCTGCTGTAATATCTAATGTTTGGCTAAAAGCTAATACTCCAACTTTATAGCGTGTGAGTATCGGTTCTTTTCCCAATAAAATAGTTTTTGATAAGAATTCCATTGCTGTGGCTGCTAGGTTGGCAGTTTTATAGGGGATGGGTTTGAATTTCAGGGGATAACCAAGTTGATGAGACAGCATTTCTAGCAAATTTCTCAACTCCATTGGTTGTCCGTTGGTAATGTTAAATTTTTTACCTAATAAAGTATCTGGGGCATTTTGACAAAGCAACAAAGCATCAACGACATTGTCAACATAGGTCACATCAATGCAAGCTTTACCTTGATTAATTAAAGGAATACCAGTACGCGAACTGGCTTGAAGCAATCTTGGAAAAATAGCTGTGTCGCCAGGACCAACAATGCTGCGAGGTCGGATGGTTATGACGGGTAAACCTTGCTGGTGTGCGCGGTCAATTTCTTGTTCTGCTAAAAGTTTTGTTTCAGCGTAGGCGTTAGCTGGTATCTTGGGCAATGGGTCGGTTTCAGAAATGTTAAAGCGATCGCAAAAATTAAAATAAATACTGGGAGTTGAAACGTGAATCAGTCTTTTGACTCTCGATTCCTGACAACCTTGGATAATATGGCGAGTTGCTAAAACATTAGAATCATAAAAATCCCGGTATTTTCCCCAAGGTGATGATAGGGCTGCACAATGAAACACGTAATCCTGTCCCTGACACGCTGCAATTGTTGCTTCTTTGTCTCGCAAATCAACTGGCAAAAATTTGAATCCCTCTGCTTCCAACTGTTTCCCAATTTTTTGATTGCGCCCTAATATACTGACGTTATGACCGAGGGATTGCAGCCTCAGCGCCAGATGCTTTCCTAAAAAGCCAGTACCACCAGTCACAAGAACATTCATATCAGTTTTCCATAATCTAGCTTAAGAATCCTATCAGCCAGATGAAAATAACGGTCATCGTGGCTAATCGCCAGCACTGTTTTACCTTTACTTTTCAGTTCTGGTAGCAACTGAGTGTAAAAGATTTCTTTAAATACAGGGTCTTGATCTGACGCCCATTCGTCAAATACATAAAAAGGACGGTCTTCTAAGTAAGCAGTCAGCAAAGCAAGGCGTTTGCGCTGTCCTTGGGACAAAGCAGTTGTCGAAAACTTTCCTTCCTTGACTTTTACCTTGCTGTCAAGGTGGAGTTTAACAAGGTAATCCTGTATCTGGTTATCCAGTTTGGCGCAATCTAAACCTAGCAATTTATCAAAAAGATAAAAGTCGGAAAAAACCGCAGAAAAGTGTTGGCGATACCAGTCTCTATTTTGGTCGTCAACAAGCTTACCATCAACAAAGATTTTCCCTGTCTCTGAAATGTACAGCCCAGTAATCAGTTTAGCAAAAGTGGATTTACCGCTACCATTTCCTCCCACCAAAAATACCAATTCTTTAGGGAAAAAAGTTAAATCAATTGAACCAAGAGTAAAATAGTTATCCTCTTGTTCTCCACAGTAAGCATGGGAAAGGTTTTCAATTTTTAACTGCTCAAATTTAACAGGAGATGTTGTCTGAGAAGTTTTGGGCGAATATAATTCGCTACTATACAATCGAAGTCCGCCTGCGCGGACTAATGAATTTAACCCGCGCAGGCGGGTTTTGCTTGTATAGCCACGAATTCTATTCGTCGAGGCTTGTACGCAATCAGATTTCTCCGACATTTCCTCAGAACGGCTAGCCAATGCTAGGTTCATGGATTCAATCTTTTGTAAAGCAATACTAGCTTTGCTTAAACGAGGGAGTATGGTTGTGATAGCATCTAAAGCAACTACCAAAAAAATGATAGTCAAAGCATAGCCAGACAAAATACTTTGGTCAATTTGCATCACTCTTGGTAATCCAAAATCAACCAATCCAATAACAGTAAATAACAAAAGTTGACTCCAAGTTAAACCAATAGTAAAGGAAGTCATTCCATCAATGTTATAACGACGGGAACGACCAATAGTGCATTCTAGTTCTTCAGCAAAGAAAGCTTCACGTCTTCTTTGGTTCAGCTTGAGTTCTTTAATCCCCTCAGTAATAGCGTGAAAGTGACTAAAAAGTTTATCTTGTTCCGCACGCGCAAGTTCTAAAGATTGTTTGGCTTTTCGAGTGACTATCTCATAGCTCAAGATTGCTGTAACTAAAAAAACAACAAACCCTAAAAAGACTATCCAAGAAAGATATATCAGATAAACTAAACAACCCAAGACCACAGCGATCGCAATACAGAGGCTGGGAATAAAAGCCACAGCATCCGAAACCGCTTGTACATCATCTGTTAAGGTAGCCAGCAAACGCGAACTTCCTAACTCTTCTATATAGCGTAAAGGTGATGACACAATCCGACGACACAACAGCAGTCGAGTATCGAATATGACTTTCTGGGAAAGACGAATTAAACATAATTCGGAGATAAATCGGCTTGTGACTGCTATCAAAACAAGCCCGATAAAACTCCAGATGAGAACGGATGAAAAAGTTTTGTTGCTGTTAATAGCACTGTTAATTAAAGCAATAATTCT
This genomic interval from Scytonema hofmannii PCC 7110 contains the following:
- a CDS encoding Rpn family recombination-promoting nuclease/putative transposase; protein product: MTEPQANYDSPWKEALELYFEAFIEFFFPQAHREIDWQRGYEFLDKEFQQIVKEAEVGKLFVDKLVKVWRRDGEQAWVLIHVEIQSQVDSNLAKRIYQYHYRIFDRYNQQVVSLAVLGDTQASWRPQQYSYELWGCQMSLKFPSVKLLDYETQLTTLEQNPNPFAVLVMAHLRTQATTQDSQGRLQWKLSLIRQLYELGYTRNKILQLFRLIDWMMALPEELERVFDNEMNRYEEEKKMPYITSVERVGMLKVQREAVIDVLTTRFEEVPPELMDQIDNLYDMPFLKQLLKQAITISSLEEFQQLLTQN
- a CDS encoding F390 synthetase-related protein; this translates as MNSLFRILRYYLQTKYRQPFRNRESLLTWQDTKVQKFLQEILPKSPFYRNSYQGLNLHNWQEFPIIDKAIMMANFDQLNTVGIKKAEALTLALEAEKTRNFNSTLRGFTVGLSSGTSGNRGLFIVSQKEQQAWAGTILAKALPQSILTPQRIAFFLRSNSNLYETVNRQRIQFEYFDLFNSVESHTERLNQYAPSILVAPPSMLRLLADARVQGNLKITPIRVVSVAEVLDPLDESYISHCFQQIVHQLYQCTEGFLGRTCEYGTLHLNEDILAIQKEYIDRNAGKFMPIITDFNRKTQPIIRYRLDDILTECQKPCPCGSVLTAIHNVEGRRDDIFYLPHKNEEKLVPLFPDFIRRAIIVSSENIQEYAVVQKSPSLIEISLKVPSAFRQESQAIVYKNLLELFEQKHCQIPEICYKEYETSTVHHKKLRRVQREFSVDTKL
- a CDS encoding MBL fold metallo-hydrolase, translating into MSVKVKFFQAGYCTHPEAIVIRDGRWKTANFPSIFALISHPKFGAILFDTGYSDRFFQETHSFPFSLYALTTPVYLQPEDSAVRQLTKYGVSPETVRYIIISHFHADHIGGLRDFPNAQFICFKSAYKAVKSLRNIAALKAGFLPGLLPPDFEQRVVFVEEKKTISLPPEYDSFKTGFDLFGDSTLIGVELPGHATGQLGLFFTDADHQDYFLIADACWLSRAYQEFLQPHPITNLIFSNKRQYVDTLQRIHQLHKLNPTLKIIPTHCADTWQILSPPKIT
- a CDS encoding NAD-dependent epimerase/dehydratase family protein, which produces MNVLVTGGTGFLGKHLALRLQSLGHNVSILGRNQKIGKQLEAEGFKFLPVDLRDKEATIAACQGQDYVFHCAALSSPWGKYRDFYDSNVLATRHIIQGCQESRVKRLIHVSTPSIYFNFCDRFNISETDPLPKIPANAYAETKLLAEQEIDRAHQQGLPVITIRPRSIVGPGDTAIFPRLLQASSRTGIPLINQGKACIDVTYVDNVVDALLLCQNAPDTLLGKKFNITNGQPMELRNLLEMLSHQLGYPLKFKPIPYKTANLAATAMEFLSKTILLGKEPILTRYKVGVLAFSQTLDITAARTELGYQPRVSLEEGLNIFAQWWK
- a CDS encoding ATP-binding cassette domain-containing protein; translated protein: MNVIYLLLNSSRIIVAIAIFAGLVSGACSARIIALINSAINSNKTFSSVLIWSFIGLVLIAVTSRFISELCLIRLSQKVIFDTRLLLCRRIVSSPLRYIEELGSSRLLATLTDDVQAVSDAVAFIPSLCIAIAVVLGCLVYLIYLSWIVFLGFVVFLVTAILSYEIVTRKAKQSLELARAEQDKLFSHFHAITEGIKELKLNQRRREAFFAEELECTIGRSRRYNIDGMTSFTIGLTWSQLLLFTVIGLVDFGLPRVMQIDQSILSGYALTIIFLVVALDAITTILPRLSKASIALQKIESMNLALASRSEEMSEKSDCVQASTNRIRGYTSKTRLRGLNSLVRAGGLRLYSSELYSPKTSQTTSPVKFEQLKIENLSHAYCGEQEDNYFTLGSIDLTFFPKELVFLVGGNGSGKSTFAKLITGLYISETGKIFVDGKLVDDQNRDWYRQHFSAVFSDFYLFDKLLGLDCAKLDNQIQDYLVKLHLDSKVKVKEGKFSTTALSQGQRKRLALLTAYLEDRPFYVFDEWASDQDPVFKEIFYTQLLPELKSKGKTVLAISHDDRYFHLADRILKLDYGKLI
- a CDS encoding 5-formyltetrahydrofolate cyclo-ligase — encoded protein: MEKTELRRSLLKKRQSMSVAEWKQKSDRICQNLLQSSIFAQSKTILAYFSFRQEPDLSFLFTDTSHYWGFPRCVDNELSWHYWKPNEPVKTGTYGIMEPSPNAPTINPMEVDLILVPCVACDYQGYRLGYGGGYYDRLLSSAEWEKKPTIGIVFEFAYLPQLPVDPWDKPLQGVCTEIDLDTPEFN
- a CDS encoding Uma2 family endonuclease gives rise to the protein MAAATSVTIPIKNIQLNPGSTIAIHDITWEQFEAILEERETTGIKTRIAYSQGILEIMSPLPAHERPHRIIGDIVKILLDVQEQDWEDFGSTTFRKQANAVGLEPDTCFYIQNARKVRDRMKIDLTIDPPPDLAIEADVTSSTTLDAYEALAVPEVWIYTQEKFTINVLTNGKYVESNTSPTFPDLPILELIPKLVKQAFQEGSSKVLRELRKQINS
- a CDS encoding 5-formyltetrahydrofolate cyclo-ligase translates to MKSSIFAQSKTILAYFSFRQEPDLSFLFTDTSRCWGFPRCVDNELSWHYWKPNEPVKTGTYGIMEPSPNASTINPMEVDLILVPCVACDYQGYRLGYGGGYYDRLLSSAEWEKKPTIGIVFEFAYLPQLPVDPWDKPLQGVCTEFSHKPTC